Proteins from one Bdellovibrio svalbardensis genomic window:
- a CDS encoding ABC transporter permease, which yields MKSHGPLSESHSRISLAFPTLLWFGFFILVPLLIVAAVSLATRGTYGGIEWTWTVENYSRAFSLSYLGILFESLKLAFLTTLSCAVLGILMSWAMSAAPASHRHFYVCAVALPFLTNLVIRIYALRVFVGYEGPLQVVLTSLGVSFDPFVLSQNKFLVFYGMVTTYLPFMVLPLYGAFEKFDFSLVEAAQDLGAGPWKILVSVILPNLRKALTSGALLVFIPSLGEYVIPDLLGGAKNMLYGNLITEEFLKSRNWPLGSALSVLMISLLLMIVFIYYRKNGAKHGA from the coding sequence ATGAAATCGCATGGGCCTCTTTCCGAAAGCCACTCCAGAATCTCGTTGGCCTTTCCTACTTTGTTGTGGTTCGGTTTTTTTATTTTAGTACCTCTATTAATTGTGGCGGCGGTGAGCCTTGCCACTCGCGGTACTTATGGCGGAATCGAGTGGACGTGGACCGTGGAGAACTACAGTCGCGCCTTCTCGTTGTCTTATCTTGGAATTCTTTTTGAAAGTTTGAAGTTGGCCTTTCTGACCACATTAAGCTGTGCCGTTTTGGGAATTCTTATGTCGTGGGCGATGAGTGCGGCCCCGGCGAGCCATCGGCATTTTTATGTTTGTGCTGTGGCCTTGCCCTTTCTTACGAACTTAGTCATTCGCATTTATGCTCTTCGTGTGTTTGTGGGCTACGAAGGACCATTGCAAGTTGTGTTAACAAGCCTTGGGGTGAGTTTTGACCCTTTTGTATTAAGCCAGAATAAATTCTTGGTGTTTTATGGAATGGTGACAACCTATTTGCCTTTCATGGTGCTGCCTTTATACGGTGCCTTTGAGAAATTTGATTTCTCATTGGTCGAAGCGGCGCAGGATTTGGGTGCGGGGCCCTGGAAGATTTTGGTCTCTGTGATTTTGCCGAATTTGCGCAAAGCTTTGACCAGTGGGGCCCTTCTGGTTTTTATTCCCTCCTTGGGGGAGTATGTGATCCCGGATCTTTTGGGCGGCGCAAAGAATATGCTTTATGGAAATCTGATCACAGAGGAATTTTTGAAATCTCGCAATTGGCCTTTGGGATCCGCATTGTCGGTGTTGATGATTTCCCTGCTGTTGATGATTGTTTTTATTTATTACCGAAAGAACGGAGCCAAGCATGGCGCATGA
- a CDS encoding alpha/beta hydrolase, with the protein MNSGINLKDFKIPLGKLAPVEKFRTRQGDTLSYRSYPAWSEDLVILYHGAGSDSRYMCALAAAIAGQGIASVITPDFRCHGVSLGNSDKISKNQLEIDLEELLIHIKMQKAVSRITLAGHSMGGGFALRIAVSDLRKQFSKFIALAPHLPLHLNANQPNFGGWISVDSDGSFTVNYPEVMRTGHEKLHYSAEYLRAVHAADDLVEKLQELKPSLTVVTGALDEVVVAEKQREIFAQTSANVLIVENLNHLTIVSKVDNYLNIFA; encoded by the coding sequence ATGAATTCGGGGATCAACTTAAAGGACTTTAAAATTCCGCTGGGGAAGTTAGCCCCGGTGGAAAAGTTTCGCACCCGTCAAGGAGACACCCTTTCCTATCGTTCATATCCTGCATGGTCCGAGGATCTGGTGATTCTTTATCACGGTGCGGGCAGTGACAGCCGTTATATGTGTGCTTTGGCGGCCGCTATTGCGGGTCAGGGAATTGCCAGTGTCATCACTCCTGATTTTCGCTGCCACGGTGTAAGCCTTGGGAACAGTGACAAAATATCCAAAAACCAGCTTGAAATAGATCTGGAAGAACTTTTAATCCATATAAAAATGCAGAAGGCGGTTTCACGCATAACCTTAGCCGGCCACTCGATGGGTGGAGGCTTTGCTTTGCGGATTGCCGTCTCAGATCTGCGCAAGCAGTTCTCTAAGTTCATCGCATTGGCTCCTCATCTGCCACTGCATTTGAATGCCAATCAGCCAAACTTTGGTGGTTGGATCAGTGTTGATTCCGATGGAAGCTTCACGGTGAACTATCCAGAAGTGATGCGCACAGGGCATGAAAAATTGCACTACAGCGCAGAGTACTTAAGGGCAGTGCATGCTGCCGATGACCTCGTTGAAAAGCTTCAAGAGTTAAAACCTTCGCTGACTGTCGTGACGGGGGCTTTGGATGAAGTGGTTGTGGCGGAGAAGCAAAGAGAGATTTTCGCTCAGACCTCAGCAAATGTTCTAATAGTTGAGAACCTCAATCACCTCACGATTGTTTCAAAAGTAGACAATTATCTAAACATTTTCGCATAG
- a CDS encoding YgaP family membrane protein, translating to MKIVKNIGNTERVIRIVAGLVFIALAFVGPANPWFLLGLIPVATGVIDWCPIYQALGINTKNKNKPSHP from the coding sequence ATGAAAATCGTCAAAAATATTGGTAACACGGAAAGAGTCATTCGGATTGTTGCGGGCCTGGTTTTTATCGCCCTCGCTTTTGTAGGGCCGGCAAATCCCTGGTTTCTTTTGGGGTTGATCCCTGTTGCAACTGGAGTGATTGATTGGTGCCCGATTTATCAAGCGCTGGGAATCAATACCAAAAATAAAAATAAACCGTCTCACCCGTAG
- a CDS encoding STAS domain-containing protein, with product MDQKSFGYTLSHKNKMLVVTFTGELSSVVLPGLEACRSEIQSKEDVRCVVFYFQQVGFVSPEAIPVLAQMQREIRSRGLELRLCSLKESIKDKLVRMGVVRGMEVTEDLRAALISFGKVA from the coding sequence ATGGATCAGAAGTCGTTCGGCTATACGCTGAGTCATAAAAACAAGATGCTCGTGGTCACTTTTACGGGCGAGTTGAGTTCGGTGGTGCTTCCTGGATTAGAGGCCTGTCGTTCGGAAATCCAATCAAAAGAAGATGTCAGGTGTGTCGTCTTTTATTTTCAACAAGTGGGCTTCGTTTCACCGGAGGCCATCCCAGTTCTTGCGCAAATGCAAAGAGAGATACGTTCCCGCGGTCTGGAGCTTCGCCTGTGCTCCCTGAAAGAGAGCATCAAAGACAAGCTGGTTCGAATGGGGGTTGTTCGCGGCATGGAAGTGACCGAAGACTTACGTGCAGCCTTGATTTCTTTTGGCAAAGTTGCCTAG
- a CDS encoding polyamine ABC transporter substrate-binding protein, whose amino-acid sequence MSRILMSLFACTLLFAACTKKTSENTATAPKEEQVVNLSIWGNYLSPEMQAKFEKETGLKLNISNYSSSEELLAKVQMGSSGIDVAVPSDYMVDIMIKMNLLEPLKAELIPNKALLSPQFLAQSYDKENKFSLPYTWTTMGIAVNRSLYKGSLKSWKELYNNSDLKGKFALLDDVRETIGSAMIANGASVNSTNPAELAKAKATLLGAKKNVKMFTSDTVDILKNKEVVAAQAYSSDALQAAMQNKDIEYFIPEEGGTIAIDNLVIIRGSKHPEAAHKLVNFLISQEADLNKVQVIRGGPVLKGTQEKLPQDLQANKSLFPEAKVMKKLEAIHDLGDKNKLWEELWTEIKTH is encoded by the coding sequence ATGTCGAGAATATTGATGTCCCTCTTTGCCTGCACATTGCTTTTCGCAGCTTGCACAAAGAAAACCAGCGAGAACACAGCCACAGCACCCAAAGAAGAACAAGTTGTGAACTTGTCAATCTGGGGCAACTATCTGTCGCCGGAAATGCAAGCAAAGTTCGAGAAAGAAACAGGGCTCAAACTCAACATCTCCAATTACTCTTCCAGTGAAGAGCTGCTGGCGAAAGTACAGATGGGATCTTCCGGCATTGATGTCGCCGTACCCTCTGATTACATGGTCGATATCATGATCAAAATGAATTTATTAGAGCCTTTGAAAGCTGAACTTATTCCCAATAAAGCTCTGCTCTCACCGCAGTTCTTGGCACAAAGCTATGACAAGGAAAATAAGTTTTCATTACCCTATACATGGACGACGATGGGAATCGCTGTGAATCGCAGCCTCTACAAGGGCTCTCTTAAGTCGTGGAAAGAGTTATACAATAATTCCGACCTCAAGGGAAAATTCGCCCTGCTCGATGATGTCAGAGAAACCATTGGCTCAGCCATGATTGCTAACGGCGCCAGCGTGAACAGCACCAATCCGGCTGAATTAGCGAAGGCCAAAGCCACACTTCTGGGGGCCAAAAAGAACGTGAAGATGTTTACATCAGACACTGTTGATATTTTGAAAAACAAAGAAGTGGTCGCAGCTCAAGCTTACTCATCAGATGCTCTTCAAGCGGCAATGCAGAATAAAGATATCGAGTACTTCATTCCTGAAGAAGGTGGCACGATTGCCATCGACAATCTGGTGATCATCAGAGGCTCAAAGCACCCTGAGGCGGCTCACAAGCTTGTGAACTTCCTCATCAGTCAGGAAGCCGACCTTAACAAGGTTCAAGTCATTCGTGGTGGCCCGGTTCTTAAGGGCACTCAAGAAAAACTGCCTCAGGATCTGCAAGCCAATAAAAGTCTCTTTCCGGAAGCCAAAGTCATGAAGAAACTCGAAGCTATTCATGACTTGGGAGACAAGAACAAACTTTGGGAAGAGCTGTGGACTGAGATTAAAACTCACTAG
- a CDS encoding ABC transporter permease, translating into MAHERSRPAAPLSAKILLWVVLALLYLPIAVMLMGSFLEVKEGQVSATLHWFVEVFADDNLMGALKNSLLVGLFSSVLSTLLGTAAAVGLYRSSSRLRGVMEGLSMVSLIFPEIVFALSLLSWFFVLKMEMGLQTVIIAHVSFSLSYVMMTVNSRLVTLDSSLEDAARDLGAGEWTVLRTVILPLLKPAIVGGFILSFLLSFDDFLITYFVNGVGQDTLPVKLYTAMKMGVSPKLNALSSLMFLMTLFVLIFLFRSPSFYVLFGESKKSRDGNGSKEKENL; encoded by the coding sequence ATGGCGCATGAACGTTCTCGGCCAGCGGCACCCTTATCTGCGAAGATTTTGTTGTGGGTTGTGCTTGCTCTTCTTTATCTGCCGATAGCAGTGATGTTAATGGGATCGTTCTTAGAAGTGAAAGAAGGACAGGTCTCTGCGACTTTGCATTGGTTTGTTGAGGTATTCGCGGACGATAATCTGATGGGAGCCTTAAAAAACAGCCTCCTCGTGGGTTTGTTCTCCAGTGTGCTTTCAACCCTGTTGGGAACAGCCGCCGCGGTGGGACTTTATCGCAGCAGTTCTCGTTTGCGTGGAGTGATGGAAGGGCTGTCGATGGTCTCCTTAATCTTCCCGGAAATTGTTTTTGCTCTTTCTTTGCTTTCCTGGTTTTTCGTTTTGAAAATGGAAATGGGTTTGCAGACGGTGATTATTGCCCATGTGAGTTTTTCGCTTTCTTATGTGATGATGACGGTGAACTCTCGCCTGGTGACCTTGGATTCTTCGTTGGAAGATGCAGCAAGGGATTTAGGGGCGGGTGAGTGGACGGTCTTACGAACCGTGATTTTGCCGCTTCTGAAGCCAGCCATTGTAGGTGGTTTTATCTTGAGCTTTTTGCTGTCCTTCGATGATTTTTTGATCACCTACTTTGTAAACGGTGTGGGGCAGGATACCTTGCCAGTGAAACTCTATACGGCGATGAAGATGGGGGTTAGTCCCAAGCTGAATGCCTTATCCAGCCTGATGTTTTTAATGACTTTGTTCGTGTTGATTTTCCTCTTCCGTTCGCCTTCTTTCTATGTTCTCTTTGGAGAAAGCAAGAAAAGCAGGGACGGGAATGGATCCAAAGAAAAAGAAAATCTTTAG
- a CDS encoding NRAMP family divalent metal transporter yields MKEEAQSLKALKEWIRKLGPGLITGAADDDPSGIATYSQAGAQFGLNMLWTVLFTYPLMVGIQIVSARIGRVSRRGLAANIRRHYPRSLLHFIVGLLLVANTINIAADISAMGDAMVLMLGGSGQLYALLFGLVSLLLQVFIPYHVYVFFLKWLTLSLLAYFATAMVIQVPWVEVFKSTLLPEVTWRSEYLTTVVAVFGTTISPYLFFWQASQEVEEEKKDPSAHALRRHPDEAQAALQRIKVDTYVGMGFSNLVAFFIVLTTALTLHLHGAGEIQTSAQAAIALRPLAGDFAFVLFSLGIIGTGLLAIPVLAGSAAYAVAEAFRWKSGLELKPYMAKKFYGIIALSTLVGVALGFTEINPLKALYWSAVLNGIISVPIMIVMMLMAVRKDIMGEFVIRRKLCVLGWGAVVVMVFAVGAMFWTL; encoded by the coding sequence ATGAAGGAAGAGGCACAGTCTCTCAAGGCTCTCAAAGAATGGATTCGGAAACTGGGGCCTGGGTTGATAACCGGGGCGGCAGATGATGACCCCAGCGGTATTGCCACTTATTCCCAAGCAGGGGCGCAATTTGGCCTGAACATGCTTTGGACTGTGCTCTTTACCTATCCGTTGATGGTCGGTATTCAAATAGTGAGTGCGCGAATTGGGCGTGTAAGTCGGCGGGGACTGGCTGCGAATATCCGAAGACATTACCCCCGCTCATTGTTGCACTTCATTGTGGGCCTTCTGTTAGTCGCAAACACAATCAACATCGCGGCTGATATTTCTGCGATGGGTGATGCGATGGTCTTAATGCTGGGGGGCTCGGGGCAGCTTTATGCCTTGTTGTTTGGCCTGGTCTCACTCTTGCTGCAAGTCTTTATTCCTTATCATGTCTACGTCTTCTTTTTGAAATGGCTGACTTTGTCGTTGCTGGCTTACTTTGCCACGGCCATGGTGATCCAGGTTCCCTGGGTTGAAGTATTTAAAAGTACATTATTGCCCGAAGTCACCTGGCGCTCCGAGTACCTCACCACCGTTGTCGCCGTTTTTGGAACAACCATCAGTCCATATTTGTTTTTCTGGCAAGCTTCCCAGGAAGTCGAAGAAGAAAAGAAGGATCCATCAGCCCATGCTTTACGGAGGCATCCCGATGAGGCTCAGGCGGCTTTGCAAAGGATTAAAGTAGATACCTATGTGGGGATGGGCTTTTCGAATCTCGTCGCATTTTTTATTGTTTTGACGACGGCATTGACCCTTCATCTACATGGAGCTGGAGAGATTCAAACTTCGGCTCAAGCCGCAATAGCGCTGCGCCCACTGGCTGGAGATTTTGCCTTTGTACTTTTCAGTCTAGGCATTATCGGAACAGGTTTACTTGCAATTCCAGTATTGGCGGGTTCGGCCGCCTATGCCGTTGCTGAAGCCTTTCGGTGGAAGAGTGGTCTTGAGTTGAAACCCTATATGGCTAAAAAGTTTTATGGAATTATCGCTCTCTCAACTCTGGTTGGTGTGGCTTTAGGCTTTACTGAAATCAATCCATTGAAGGCGCTTTATTGGAGTGCCGTTTTGAATGGAATTATATCTGTTCCCATTATGATAGTGATGATGCTCATGGCTGTGCGCAAAGACATTATGGGTGAGTTTGTCATCAGAAGGAAGTTATGTGTTTTGGGGTGGGGGGCAGTTGTGGTGATGGTCTTTGCCGTTGGCGCTATGTTTTGGACTCTTTGA
- a CDS encoding DEAD/DEAH box helicase, translating into MTPPLTTVDSFESFGLSAPIMEAMKDMGYSTPTPIQQQALPILLAGANDFIGLASTGTGKTAAFGIPLVENIDTTIKDTQALVLSPTRELALQVAEQLALLGKKKGLRVVTIYGGASYRTQLDGVKRGAHIVVATPGRLVDFLEQKMIKLQSVQTVVLDEADEMLSMGFKDSLDFILSATHSDDSKSERAACRTWLFSATMSGEVKRLSEKYLEKPEMVQANKVGSTASTIEQVYYTVKNSGKMEVISRLLQTLPEFYGIIFCQTKMEVAELEDLLTQRGFPADSLHGDKNQQEREATLKKFKQRQIKVVVATDVAARGLDIKDLTHVINHSLPWDVESYVHRIGRTGRNGQSGTAITLVNPEQLNLLRRVMQSTKAVMVKGVIPSADEVAGLKIKDVLDKVSTMKEDDVALNLANDLIRVLITAGDTDLSGFTKEDLLARFIAAYFPKVFVKKDLMLDYMGDRVPRELLPRDPNDNRFTSSRGDRDGGGRGGFRGGRGGGYRSDRGGYSPDRSSSDRGDRGGYSAERGSGYSPDRSSSDRGGYTPRNDRGGYSAERASGYSPDRSASSEAPRRSFRSDDGDSRPARTESRPEARAPRADFNEAPAPRGFRRRDDAAGGDSRPPRREFNGERSERSDRGGRPGEHSGIKRVRPGGASASRRFRD; encoded by the coding sequence ATGACTCCTCCATTAACTACTGTTGATAGTTTCGAAAGCTTTGGTCTTAGCGCTCCAATCATGGAAGCGATGAAAGACATGGGCTACTCGACACCAACGCCCATTCAACAACAAGCGCTTCCGATTCTTTTAGCTGGAGCTAATGACTTCATTGGTCTTGCTTCTACAGGAACAGGCAAAACAGCTGCCTTTGGTATTCCACTGGTCGAGAACATCGACACGACTATCAAAGACACTCAAGCCTTGGTTCTAAGTCCTACACGCGAATTGGCCCTTCAAGTGGCTGAACAACTTGCCTTATTGGGCAAGAAAAAAGGTCTTCGCGTCGTTACAATCTACGGTGGCGCAAGCTATCGCACACAACTTGACGGTGTAAAACGTGGTGCCCACATTGTGGTGGCTACGCCAGGCCGTTTGGTCGATTTCCTTGAGCAAAAAATGATCAAGCTTCAAAGTGTTCAAACTGTGGTTTTGGACGAAGCTGATGAAATGCTCTCTATGGGCTTTAAAGACTCTCTTGATTTCATTCTTTCTGCTACACATTCTGATGATTCTAAATCTGAAAGAGCGGCATGCCGCACTTGGCTCTTCTCTGCCACTATGAGCGGCGAAGTAAAAAGACTTTCTGAAAAGTATTTGGAAAAACCAGAAATGGTTCAAGCCAACAAAGTCGGTTCAACGGCTTCAACTATTGAGCAAGTTTACTACACGGTTAAAAATTCCGGTAAAATGGAAGTTATCAGCCGTCTCTTGCAAACATTGCCTGAGTTCTACGGTATCATCTTCTGTCAAACTAAGATGGAAGTGGCTGAACTTGAAGACTTGCTGACTCAACGTGGATTCCCGGCGGATTCACTTCACGGTGATAAAAACCAACAGGAACGCGAAGCGACTTTGAAGAAATTCAAACAACGCCAAATCAAAGTCGTTGTTGCGACTGACGTGGCCGCTCGTGGTTTGGACATCAAAGACCTTACTCACGTCATCAATCACTCTCTTCCTTGGGATGTGGAGTCTTATGTTCACCGTATCGGTCGTACCGGCCGTAATGGTCAAAGCGGAACAGCGATTACTTTGGTCAATCCAGAGCAATTGAATCTTCTTCGCCGAGTGATGCAATCTACCAAGGCTGTGATGGTTAAAGGTGTGATTCCTTCAGCGGACGAAGTTGCTGGTCTTAAGATCAAAGACGTTTTGGACAAAGTCAGCACAATGAAAGAAGATGACGTTGCATTGAACCTTGCGAATGATTTGATTCGCGTGTTGATCACTGCTGGCGATACAGATCTTTCTGGCTTCACTAAAGAAGACTTGCTGGCTCGTTTCATCGCAGCTTACTTCCCTAAAGTTTTCGTTAAAAAAGACTTGATGCTCGACTACATGGGTGACCGTGTTCCTCGTGAGCTTCTTCCTCGTGATCCTAACGACAACCGCTTCACTAGCAGCCGTGGTGATCGTGATGGCGGTGGCCGTGGTGGATTCCGCGGTGGTCGTGGCGGTGGTTACCGTTCTGACCGTGGCGGCTATAGCCCGGATCGCTCTTCTTCTGATCGCGGTGACCGTGGTGGTTATAGCGCGGAACGCGGTTCAGGATACAGCCCTGATCGTTCTTCTTCAGATCGTGGTGGCTACACTCCACGCAATGATCGCGGTGGTTATAGCGCGGAACGCGCTTCAGGATACAGCCCGGATCGTAGCGCTTCTTCAGAAGCTCCTCGTCGTTCTTTCCGCAGTGATGATGGTGATTCACGTCCAGCCCGTACTGAAAGCCGTCCGGAAGCTCGCGCTCCTCGCGCGGATTTCAACGAAGCACCGGCACCTCGCGGTTTCCGCAGACGTGACGATGCTGCTGGAGGCGATTCTCGCCCACCTCGCCGTGAATTCAATGGCGAGCGTTCAGAGCGCAGCGACCGTGGTGGCCGTCCTGGCGAACACAGCGGTATCAAACGCGTGCGTCCTGGTGGAGCTAGCGCTTCCCGTCGCTTCCGCGACTAG
- a CDS encoding ABC transporter ATP-binding protein yields MLELLNIGKSFSSQTALKAVNLSIGEGEFFSLLGPSGCGKTTLLRIIAGLESATEGRIVLNGERVDQLSAAQRPFNMVFQKYALFPHLTVEENIAYGLKLKKLSKNEIEGRIAEVLALVEMSEFRDRRPETLSGGQAQRIAIARALVNRPKVLLLDEPLSALDQKLREHMQKELRALQQKLGLTFIYVTHDQEEALALSDRIGIMNKGELVQVNSPREIYENPETIFASQFLGTTSLLQGELVEISQDLATVRLSDGSLVRGRFNIPSEQIRLGMSLDTYVRKAMVFNRLDSQIHDAQVLDLKIDSKTLENRD; encoded by the coding sequence ATGCTTGAACTTCTAAATATCGGCAAAAGTTTTTCGAGTCAAACAGCCTTAAAGGCTGTGAATCTTTCTATTGGCGAAGGGGAGTTCTTTTCGCTCCTGGGGCCCAGTGGCTGTGGAAAGACAACACTTTTGCGTATTATCGCCGGCTTGGAGTCGGCGACAGAAGGCAGGATCGTTCTAAATGGCGAGCGTGTGGATCAGCTGAGTGCCGCGCAAAGACCTTTCAATATGGTTTTTCAAAAGTATGCCCTGTTCCCACATCTTACTGTGGAAGAGAACATTGCTTATGGCCTCAAACTCAAGAAATTGTCCAAGAACGAAATTGAAGGACGGATTGCTGAAGTCCTGGCTCTGGTTGAAATGTCTGAATTTCGTGATCGCCGCCCTGAGACCTTGTCGGGCGGGCAGGCCCAGCGCATAGCCATTGCACGCGCATTGGTGAATCGTCCTAAAGTTTTGCTTTTGGATGAGCCACTGTCTGCCTTGGATCAAAAACTGCGCGAACATATGCAAAAAGAACTGCGCGCTTTACAACAAAAGTTGGGTCTGACCTTTATTTATGTGACCCACGATCAGGAAGAGGCCTTGGCGCTTTCAGATCGGATTGGGATTATGAATAAGGGCGAGTTGGTGCAGGTCAATTCTCCGCGTGAGATCTATGAAAATCCAGAGACCATTTTTGCGTCCCAGTTTTTGGGGACAACGAGTTTGTTGCAAGGGGAGTTGGTCGAAATCAGTCAAGATCTGGCGACAGTTCGGCTGAGTGATGGCAGTTTGGTACGGGGACGATTTAATATCCCTTCCGAACAAATTCGCCTGGGGATGAGCTTGGATACCTATGTTCGTAAAGCAATGGTTTTTAATCGTCTGGATTCACAAATTCATGATGCTCAGGTTTTGGATTTAAAGATCGATTCTAAAACTTTGGAAAATCGCGACTAA
- a CDS encoding ABC-F family ATP-binding cassette domain-containing protein codes for MIHLSNITKQQGNKILYRNGSFQINTGEKIGLVGPNGAGKTTIFRIITGEEGIDGGTVSKSDRTVIGYFSQNIEEMKGRSALEEVKSAVGNIGDMAARMQEYEAKLCDPDLDPDEMTKILEVYGELQADFERLGGYDLESRAAEILTGLGIGPEDYHRPTESFSGGWKMRIALSKILVLNPEVLLMDEPTNHLDVESIIWLEEWLSNFKGAILMTSHDREFMNRIVSKIVEIANKTITVYGGNYDFYEKERDIRKEQLIAAAKRQDDMLAKEEEFIARFAARASHAAQVQSRVKKLEKIDRIEIPDEEADIKFVWPVPPRGGEEVVRFEGLSKVWKSDDKEKLVFRGANALVKRLDRIAVVGVNGAGKSTLLKIIAGDAEATEGKIALGASINVGYFSQNSLDVLDPKMTIIDEVHSRMPTAGLGTVRSLLGAFKFSGDDADKKISILSGGEKSRVVLATILAQPVNLLILDEPTNHLDIKSREVLLDAIKEFPGTVMIVSHDRHFLRAVTTRVFEVDKNQLRIYEGDYDYYTHKKHQEANS; via the coding sequence ATGATTCACTTATCAAATATCACTAAGCAGCAGGGTAATAAAATTCTTTATCGCAACGGTTCTTTCCAGATCAACACTGGAGAGAAGATCGGCCTGGTTGGGCCAAACGGCGCGGGAAAGACGACAATCTTCCGTATCATCACGGGCGAAGAGGGCATCGACGGCGGGACGGTTTCTAAATCAGATCGCACAGTTATTGGCTATTTCTCGCAAAATATCGAAGAAATGAAGGGGCGCTCAGCTCTTGAAGAAGTGAAATCAGCTGTCGGCAATATTGGTGATATGGCAGCACGCATGCAGGAATACGAAGCAAAGCTTTGTGATCCTGATTTGGATCCTGATGAGATGACGAAGATCCTTGAGGTCTACGGAGAACTCCAAGCCGATTTCGAACGCCTTGGCGGTTATGATCTTGAATCGCGCGCTGCGGAAATTTTGACGGGTCTTGGCATCGGTCCTGAAGACTATCATCGTCCTACGGAGAGCTTCTCGGGTGGTTGGAAGATGCGTATCGCTCTTTCTAAAATCCTGGTTTTGAATCCTGAAGTTTTGTTGATGGACGAGCCAACGAATCACTTGGACGTGGAATCGATCATTTGGCTTGAAGAGTGGTTGTCCAACTTTAAGGGCGCCATCCTGATGACAAGCCATGACCGTGAATTCATGAATCGCATTGTTTCGAAAATCGTTGAGATCGCTAATAAGACCATCACGGTTTACGGCGGCAACTACGATTTCTATGAAAAAGAGCGCGATATCCGTAAAGAGCAATTGATTGCAGCAGCGAAGCGCCAAGACGATATGCTGGCCAAAGAAGAAGAGTTTATCGCTCGATTTGCGGCTCGGGCCTCGCATGCAGCGCAAGTGCAATCGCGTGTAAAGAAGCTTGAAAAAATTGACCGTATTGAAATTCCTGATGAAGAAGCAGATATCAAATTCGTTTGGCCGGTTCCTCCACGTGGCGGGGAAGAGGTTGTCCGTTTCGAAGGTCTTTCTAAAGTTTGGAAGAGTGACGATAAAGAAAAATTGGTATTCCGTGGCGCTAATGCCCTGGTAAAACGCCTGGATCGTATTGCGGTCGTGGGCGTGAATGGTGCTGGTAAATCGACGCTGTTGAAAATTATCGCCGGAGATGCAGAAGCCACTGAAGGTAAAATTGCTTTGGGTGCCTCGATCAACGTGGGCTACTTCTCGCAAAACTCTTTGGATGTCTTAGATCCTAAGATGACCATTATCGACGAAGTTCACTCGCGCATGCCGACGGCGGGTTTGGGAACTGTGCGCAGTTTGCTGGGGGCCTTTAAATTCTCAGGCGACGATGCAGATAAAAAGATCTCGATCTTGTCGGGTGGTGAGAAATCGCGTGTGGTTCTTGCCACGATTCTTGCGCAGCCGGTGAATCTTTTGATTCTGGATGAGCCGACGAATCACTTGGATATTAAATCTCGTGAAGTCTTGCTCGATGCAATCAAAGAGTTCCCAGGAACTGTTATGATCGTATCGCATGACCGTCACTTCTTGCGCGCAGTGACCACCCGAGTGTTTGAAGTGGATAAAAATCAACTTCGTATCTATGAGGGTGATTACGACTACTACACTCATAAAAAGCATCAGGAAGCGAATTCCTAA
- a CDS encoding cytochrome b/b6 domain-containing protein, with translation MNYSFKKFQPVSLRVWHWFNALVILGLLATVFLRKTFLSWRANAALIENRIQEAGGTIEVDVAKKIAQTMRDQMWDWHYILGYAMGAFLLIRVLIGIFVKKECPATHAAKSALSLAQVPPETKIKAIHYTLVKSGYALFYLVSLFMVLSGLAMHFEEALHVSEGLEDVLKETHELLMWFFVVFVVGHILGVVIAELRGDQGLVSDMINGGKKD, from the coding sequence ATGAACTATAGCTTTAAGAAGTTTCAACCTGTGAGTTTGCGCGTCTGGCATTGGTTCAATGCTCTTGTGATCTTAGGTTTGTTAGCCACAGTGTTTCTTCGAAAAACCTTTTTAAGTTGGCGAGCTAATGCGGCTCTCATTGAAAATCGAATTCAAGAGGCTGGAGGCACCATTGAAGTAGATGTTGCCAAGAAGATTGCGCAAACAATGCGCGATCAAATGTGGGATTGGCATTACATCTTAGGCTATGCGATGGGTGCTTTTCTGTTGATACGGGTTCTGATTGGTATCTTTGTTAAAAAAGAATGCCCGGCAACCCATGCCGCCAAAAGTGCATTGAGTCTGGCGCAAGTTCCTCCCGAAACTAAAATAAAAGCGATTCACTACACTCTGGTAAAGTCTGGATATGCACTGTTTTATCTAGTGAGTCTGTTCATGGTGCTTTCAGGGTTGGCCATGCATTTCGAAGAAGCTTTGCATGTCAGTGAAGGCTTGGAAGACGTGTTGAAGGAAACCCATGAGCTTCTTATGTGGTTCTTCGTTGTTTTTGTCGTCGGTCATATCTTGGGAGTGGTGATCGCCGAATTGCGCGGCGATCAAGGTTTGGTTTCTGATATGATTAACGGTGGAAAAAAAGATTAG